tgtgggaggaaaccggagtgcccggagaaaacccacgcaggcacggggagaacatgcaaactccacacaggcgggaccggggattgaacccgggtcctcagaactgtgaggctgacgcttaaaccagtcggccaccgtgccgcccactctGGACTAGTCACCAGCAAATTGCAGggaacatagacaaacaactcaCACTCACATATCTActagacaatttagtcttcgatgagcctaacatacagtacatgtttttggattgtgggaggaagccagatcAAAAGAAATTTGACTCCTCAAGGCTCTATATCCatgagcagtggttctcaaaccacGATAAAGAATTTATTGCAAcagttcaactttttttttcctaaaaaataacCAAATTTTAATTCCCATGGTTTTTAGGGGTACACTTGCAAGTCCAGAggcgttaggattatgagggggtcgTTGGAGAAAATGTCTCCCCTGTATGTGGTCCCTGGAGCCCAAAGGTTTGAGAAGCCCTGAGACATCAATgatcctaacatgcatgtttttgggatgtgagaggaagccgcCCGGAAAACCTGCAGAAAACCAACGTAaacaaggggagaacatgcaaccccCACACGGGAAGGCCTGAGCGGAGATTCGAACCAGGTAACTGTTGATTGTACACCACATTGCCAACTCAAAAACctttaaaccaaaaatgttcataaaAATGACACTAAAAACCTTAATTAGGCCACCCCTGCTTTAGGCCACTAAAAGCACCACTGCCCCACTAAAAATGTGACGATCAGGCACcaagaataaaaaaaggtgTGTCCTAATGACcgcaagaaaataaaatgacaaataaaactCAAGTCATCTAAATTATGTTTAATAATAGTTAACAAATATCTTGCCTCTCCTAAAGCATGACAAAATATTGTTATTGACAACCTTGGATGACTTCAAACGCGCATTAAAGCACTTAGCCTTTAAGCGTGCATGTGTATGCATATTCAAAAGTTGATTTGATGCTAATGAatggattaaaaacatttataggAGATTCAGACATGAACCTCGAGGCCTCAATGTGTCTTTGGGTAGTAAAAGTATTATGACTTTCCAAAATGCCAAATTCTGCTGTTAATTTGGGCTTACGGCACTCCGCCAGCATGCACACCGCTCAACCGCAGATAAATTTAACAAGCTGGAACACATGAATAGGAGACTGGTGATCACTTTCTACAGCTTATGAGGTGGTAAATGTTGGAAATGGCTGCGTAGTGAATTAGGGGCATTGGTCGGCCTGAACATCTAACCTGCAGGCAACATTTCAATGCAATTAACAGTGATAGATTGGCTCAGAGCATCAATGTACATCCATGCCGACACAATGCTCAAAGAAATGAGCAAGTAAGTCACAAGAGTCATGGAAGAAGGTTTAAAACAAATTTGGACGGAATCACATGGCCCCATTCCCAAGTTACTTTGGCACTATACACTACTGCCATCTGCTGCTGAGAACTGATGTCTATTATTGTAGTACTtgtattgtttgatttaacaTGTTGGAAAATCAAATGAAGAGAAGCACATTTGTGTGAGTATTACTGGTACGATGCCGAAATGTATTACTTCAAAACTAAATTCTAGCTGGGTACTTATAATAGTCATTATcaacataatacagtataaaaaatataataaagtaTACTTTAAGGTAAAGTacatactgaacaaaaatacttgtttttgctcccatttttcctgagctgaactcaaagatcttataaatgcttttaatcatgtaaagcacatttagttaccttgtgtatgaaatgtgctatatacaTAAATTTGATTTGCTTTAATACTTTATGAacacaaaaggcctatttcgctgtaatattgttcacaaatctgcctacagagcacttctcctttgcagACAATAcagagcacttctcctttgcagACAATATTGAACAGAAATAGAACTTttgtgtacattaaaaaaaatctttgctcTTTTTCATCTCGTGCAAAAACAAGAGTTGCATTTATGTtcagtgtatttatatatatatatgtgtgtgtgtgtgtgcgtatgaaaaacatttgtttgtagaATCTTAGTAGCTCATAATGGTGACATCATATTAATTTTCATGACTTCATAAAAATGTTATCCACTTTATCGTACTACTCTCACTCTAAATGTTCACATTTAAGTAACAGTAGAATTAaacagaaattaaataaaatatagaaatataagAACAATGACATAGACTAATGCAATATAAATGtcactcaaacaaacaaaactaaatattcaAAACACAATTTGGAGTTTTCTACGCAAGAAAGTCACAGCCATACTTATGGAGAGAGAAACACACTGGAAGATCATAGAGTTTCCTTCATTCCGATTGCTCTGATGTCATCCCACATTTTGTTCACAGTCCCATGGTATCCCGGGACTGCTATGATATAAGGTGGTATATTAACCATCAACAGAAAATAAACAGGACATAGTACAGCCATCGTTAACAATACTTTTATTGTTGCTTGCTGTCAGATAAAAGCAGATAGCAAGGagcataataacaataatcagttTTGGAGGGTTTCATTTGGAGGGCGGACCACCCCTCCACTGACATAAATGCTACAAGACACTGTATCATGAACAGTCACAACAATGGCCGCCATTGGCTTGTAACACATGGATTCCTCTAAAAGAGTGTTGGCTAGTGTTGCACTGAACATCACCTCGACTACCATCCATACCTTTGGCATCAGGAGGTAACACGATCTCAGAAACATTGGCCACAGTTCCGCAAATAGTGGCTACTCAACTGCAGGTGCGAGGGAGGCGTTTATTAGGGGAGGGAGTACACAGTTTTGTAATAATATGCATTATCGGTTTGCtattacagtggtgtcttgagatacgagtttaatacatttaataccGCTTTTTGGACGAATTGTTCACTAATTTCAATGAATTGCTCACTTGCTAAACTCCTGTATATTGTGAAgcgagttgaattgagtttactgccacaaAAGAGCAGTTGTATCTAAAGTttgcgcttgcaagtcaaagcaaaaaaaaaatcatccgaatgacagcttgtatctcgaaaaactcaagtcgggtcgctcgtatctcaaggcatcactgtattagTATCAAGCTAGACAAGAGGCAGACTGCGTAACTACAGTCCCATAGCTTACTGGAACATAAAGATGGACGCACATAATTGTGAGAGACCACATCTCAGCGCCTACTAGAACACTAATCGTCTTTAATACTGCGAAGGGAACTCTATAAGACGCCTTGTGTGAACAAAAGCTTTTGTGAACTGAGGTAATTACAGTTATGACCCTTTTTTCTCCCTCATGGGAAAAAGATGGCATCTATTTGAGGCAGGCATTGACTTGTGGATAAGACACTGGTTACTAATTGGGGCAGAGTGCTTATTTGAGGGACgaccactatttgaggaaatacagtaaaacaaaaaaatatatagaatttCCTTCTTCAGCTGAAAGACTGTTTACCTTGGTAGATGCTGCGGTGTTGTTAGTGAAGGAGTTAACTCTTATGTCTGTGTAAGATCTGAGGTAATTACAGTTacgacctgtttttttttcttttcccctgaTTGGAAAAGGCAGGCTTTTATTTGAGGGAGGGGTTTCGATTTGTCTTAAAGCGGACGGACGGCCACTATTTGGGGAAACACGGTATAGAACAAGCACATTTGTCCATTTTATGAACAATTCGGGAGAGAGTCCGGCACGGTTGAAGTCTGCTAGTCATGTTTCAAGTTTGACAACTCTACAGTATATTTCTGATAATGTCGTTAGTTTGAAGAAAAGCACCCACAAACGCGATTATCGTCTGGGTTATTATGTACACAAgcgttattattactattagaGTGAGATCCACTTTTGAAGTGCAGTACGCAAGCAAAAGCTTTTAGCTTATTCCAATAAAGAGGGAAGAAGACTGCGTTGTGATTTTCAATCACATTGACGTTTGTTTTGCTGGAAAGAAGCTTTACAGGCTTGGAAAATGAGGTTAGATGAGGGGGGGGAAGAGCAACAAGAGCAGCATCGAGTTGAACAAAGAAATGATGGATAGTCCTCGCTTTGTTCTtctaataaaaaagaaaaaatgtataaatagaaAATCCTGTTTGGAGTGAGCGTGGATATTATGAAGAAAATCTCTTGAAGCGTAcaggcacagacacacacaccatacatacatacacgcacaTCTGGTGCACTTCTTCACTGTCTTGATCCACCATTGTTGGATTTCCTGAGATTCCAGGTGTCCCTCAGGGCTTTGCAAACTCCAACATTGGCCGAATGATTTGATCAATCGACTCTTAGAGGTTGGATGTCAGCACCAgagaaaggaaaataaaaattaaaaataagaaaaacacattcattcaGACGAGATCTTTGAAAACATCTCTCTGACCTGACCTGCAGGCACTTCAGCACTCAgcgttaaaaataaaacatgaggtgaagaaaatataaaaaaaaacagaaaagattAAAATGGGTGAGGTATTCTTTAGGTAATTCTAAGGAATTTAGGCTTGTTAATACCACGTTGGAATGCACTACACATTGATATATATGTTTatggatatatttatatatgtactgtatattgctgtTAACATAAGCAGGATAACTTTCGATAAATATGGCAGCCTCTTTCTTTTCAGAGGCACCCTTGAGTGAGCTTCAGAATCCAACGGTGTCGTCAGCACCCGAGGAGGAAGCagaccctttttttcttttttttaaaagtattttgatTAAAATTCAAACGACTTCACCAGCTTTTGTTCACTCCTCATCCACAGTTTCCCTTTTTGGATCCTTTTCTTTCTGTTCCACCACCTGTATGGCTGGGCTGGGGAGGGCCTCAGGGGTGGCCCTCACACAGGGGTCTTGTTGTTCCACCATCCTCTGGGTGGATGCATCCTCCTGTCAACAAGGAAGCACCAAGAATTCTTAAATTCAACATTCAATATCACTTATGCAATATGCCTATTATTCACTTCAGACTTACCTGCTCTGAGAAACGTTGATTGACCTGATCGGCGAACTCTTGCATCTCCCCTTCTTCGCCGTTGGAGTGGCAGCTGGGACTCGGGACCTCAATGCCGTGGCTTTCCAAAATGGCGGCTtctatacatatatagacaGTGTAAAACTTTCAGAGGGGAATCTTCCTCGCTCTCATATCAAGTGCTCACCGATATTCGCTCTCCGCTTCATCTCCTTACGGCGGTTAGCGAACCAGTTGTACACCTTTAACGCCGTCACACGCTCAAACTCAGACAGCTTGCAACCTGAACACAAAAGATGCGTGGAATAATCACGACAAAGCTCGGTATATTGCTTACTACGCCCACTTATATACATCTTTAATTGTGTAACTATCCTCATATGCTCAGCTTCAAATGTCTTTTGGCACCTGGTTTCTGGATGACCGAGTTGCAGGCATTGGCGATCTCTTCCCGCTTCGCCTCGTCGGGGTACTGATTCTCCACAAAGAAACTGGAAGAGCGACGGAAATGTTAAAATCAtgctgctccacttcctccaAGGGATAAAAGGGAAACATTGCAGGCACACAAATACAGAACTCAAGTTAAGGTGGTTCAGATCGATTTAAAAGTAGCCGGTTTGGAACAACTCTCTTAGTTCACTGGGTTGTCTTGCCAAGTGcctgacacgcacacaaatacagaCGCACATTCACGTCTGTCCTTGGGTCTTAAGCAGCTCCTTGGGATCAGCACTGCAGAGGGCCCCGTGTGGTCTTATTACCGTGAGTGCCTCTAGTACTTACTGCACGCATCTAATGGACAAATCAATTTCACACAGTGGGTGGgactgttggggggggggggggggggggggggggggggcaatgctACTTTGTCAGCATCCTTCTGGGTGGCTGAGAGAGTTTATATTCCAGAGAAGCAGAGGTAATAAAAAACTGCTTAATAAAATCAGCACACATGGGAAAAAGCATATGCTCCCAAATGTGCATGCTATGGCATTTGCTGCGCGGAATTAGAAAATAATGATAGATTTGTTTTTGCAGTACTATGCTGAAATCGTGAAAACAGCACATGGTATGGTGTTTGCTGGACGAATTTGATTAATTTGTTCAAGGGCTATTTGTAGTAAAACCTTCGAATAACGTTATAAACACCACTGTATGCTATGCTGCTTGTAATTAAAGTGAGCGCAGATAAGTTAAAGCAGGCAGTCCTAAAACGTCAGGCACTAAAAGACACCCACCATGTCATGTAGAACCTCTCACCTCTCCATGATGGACTGGCACTCCTTCCTCCAGGTAAAGCGGCTTCCTCGACGCAGCCTCAGCGGTGCCCCAACAATCGCCGGTCTGTCGGCCATGATCCCCGTCCGCCAGTCCGGTTCTTCCTTCACCATTGACCGCATGGATAAAGTTGCGCCTGTAGGAGAGAGAGCGTTCACGTGGTTGTCATAATGCAGATTGCAGAACACAGATACACAGGTGCACTCTAAAATTAGGTCTGGATTCAGTTTGTCGAGCAGAGTGCTCCAGTTTACAATTCTGATACAATGTACAGGTGCATCGCAATACATTAATTTCAGTGATACAAttaaaaaagtttaacttttatACTACACAAAGAGGGGAATATTTAATAGGTTTTTATCCCATTTGCAGGGGATAACTGCAaaaatcggcggcacggtgggcgactggttagagcgtcagcctcacagttctgaggacccgggttcaatccccggccccgcctgtgtggagtttgcatgttctccccgtgcctgcgtgggttttctccgggtactccggtttcctcccacatcccaaaaccatgcatgaattgaagactctaaattgcccgtaggcgtgactgtgagtgcgaatggttgtttgttcctatgtgccctgcgattggctggcaaccagttcagggtgtaccccgcctcctgcccgatgacagctgggataggctccagcacgcccgcgaccctagtgaggagaagcggctcagaaaatggatggatggaactgcaAAAATCATACTGTATACGAGGTTCACTTTCAGTTGaaccactgaaataaatgaacttttgaTGATAGTCTAATTGATTAAAATGCACCTGTataagtaataaaaataaaatcaccactTAAATTATCTCAAAGAATGTGTGTCAACCAGGTTTAGGTCCTTTTTTGTAACAGTTCCATAGGGATAAATAGGGCAAAAGTGccgcaaatgtattggaacgcTCAGCCTACAGGAAGTAAAGATAAGGtgtaaatattgtacatttgcTGCTATAACAGCTTCCACTCTGCTGGGAATACTTTGTACAAGATTGTGGAGCTCGTCTGTGGGAACTTATAAGATAAACATTTCTTTTATGTCTCATGGGCTTGAGAGTTCAAGTACTACCGTACCAAACTCAAGCGTCTCTTTACGGACCTTGCTTTGTGGTCTAGTGCACACTGCAAAGTCACGCTGTAACACAAAGAGGCCTTACCCAAATAAttggaaatataaaaaaagtcttGAGAAGGGTTCTTTGGTGTTTGGAGTGGAAGGGGGAGGGTCCAGGGTTACCTGGCTGGGCTGCGGTGGCGGCGGCAGTGTACCACGGCAGCAAGTGCATCAACAGCTCTCTCTGCCTGCTCCACGTGGGGTTGGAGTTGGGGTTGAGGTTCGTGTTGGGGTTGGGAAGGCAGCCGCTCGCCCCCGCCGCCAGCCCGTCTCTGTCCCCTCCCCTGGCCCTGGGACTCGCGCTGTACTGGCTTTCACTCCACCTCAGCCCTTCAGTCAGGGTAAGATTGCAGACATCAGTTGGGGCAAATGGAATTTGCATTGTGCAGTATTGTGCATCAGCCAATGAGAATTTgctgcttctttttctttttgccgtGTCAGCCGAGTGAAGAGAAGCTTTAATCAGAAGCAAAGCGCTGTGGCCGCGTTGGATCGCAACCACCGCGGAGGatcattgttgttattgttagtATCAGCCCGTGTAGGAGGGAAAACCAGCACCAGAGTAGCTCCAGTATGAGAACTACAGCAAAGCGTCAAGGGTGGAGCAGGTAAAGATTTGAAAGCAAAGATgaaaagaggaagaagcaaTGTATGTGTGTCAAGTAAACTATTTTTGGGCATGACAAGCCAAATCAAAGCTGTGTGCGTCATCTTCCGCATGCAGGAGGAAGTAGGAGTAAGCAAGCGTTCTTTGAAATCCCGGTTGGAACTGTAATCTTATCTGTCTTCACCAAGCCCTCACCTGGGTTATTTCTCTCCAGCAGGTACCAGCGGTAGAAAGCTCTGCGTTTAGAGTCGCTCATCTCCAGACCCTGCTGCAGCAACCACTGCGAAATGTAACTCTGACTGATGCCTGAGTGAAGGAGTTGAAGAAtatcacaatttaaaattaacattactactattatttttgttgtaaaatgttttgctgctatataatcagaatcatctttatttgccaaggaatttgtctccggtagttggagatgctctagtacgacaacagacagccattgtgacaaaacatatttttaggacataaaaacactaCAGCGAGTCACTTAGTAATAAAAGGTTGGTGATGAATTtctgcctccacgagtgaaaatacaatcaattgCGTGTGCGTCACAGTTCATACTCGCATTTTTAGATTCTGGACGAAGTGTAGCCACTCCTAGTTCAACGCCTAGTTGTTATGGTAACAAAATCCGTACTCGCCAATGGCCCAGCGGAAAGGGCGGGCGTAATGGATGGAGACAAAACTGACTACTTGCAGCAGGACGGGAATAGGTTTGATCATTGGTGGAGTCTGAGGAAAGCATGTCACAAAGATGTTATCATGAGAGCtgggaattgttttaaattgtgcaaGAAAGGCATAATATGCCTCCTTTCATGTTAAAAATAAGATTTATGCCATTTGCTACATTTCATCAGTCATTAAAATTCagagtgttttgtttgttaagcACGATATAAGACTAGCTAACTTcttattatatttgtatgacGATTAATAATGTTAAACTGTTACCATAAACATTTCTTGCACAGTTAATGAAGATTTTATGCAGGCGACCATTTGGACTCTGGAACAACCTAGTCCAGTTATAATTGATTTCAATGGGAACAGATtcctacggagcccccctggtgccaaggtatgagaaaaataaaattcattgataatctgttccctcattTTAGTgaactgtaccctcaatttagtaatctgtaccctcagtttagtaaactgtaccctcagtttagtaatccgtaccctcagtttagcaaatgtctggggctccgtatacctacgtatatctgtcgagtgaagtaaattctatttgtatgttatattcttactcgtgtgaattctgtgtataaattgtcatgtcgtgatatatcctacatcccattttttcaactgaaaggcaatattgctgtagtttgagggggttgatcattatatagcagtactagcaggactggctacaattagcctgcgtgtttcctaaacacagtactaaattgagggtacggattactaaactgagggtacggattactaaattgaggattactaaactgagggtacggtttactaaactgagggtacggattactaaactgagggtacggattactaaactgagggtacggtttactaaactgagggtacggtttactaaactgagggtacggtttactaaactgagggtacagtttactaaactgagggtacagtttactaaactgagggaacggattactaaactgagggaacagattatcaatgaattttatttttctcataccttggcaccaggggcgCTTCGTAGATTCCGTTCGACTTTGGCCTGTAATCTTTTCTTACCTGTAACTTGTCCCACAATTGCCTGAGAGATCCTGCGGTTGTTGAGGAAGGTTTTAATCTCCTCTTTCACCAGGTTACTATCCCTCCTgtgaaagttaaaaacaaacagcataTGTCACTGCAAATGAACTTTTGCATGCTGCTGGATAGCTCAACTTATTcagagaaaagttttttttccccagtcatCCCAGTATACCTGACCTGAATTAACGCGACTACACTTGCGGCGGAACAGCCTGCACCTCTGGGGAACTCAAGTGCCATTACCTGAAGTTATAATAGTCTGTCTTTGTCTGTTCCTTTATTCTCTTCTATTCACCCTCACTCAGTGCTAATTCATGCCTGACCATCCTCACCTCATGTATTCCTCCACCTTCTCCTCCAGGTCCCACTCCTCCTCCCCGACAATGTCGTAGCTGAACGAGCGCTGTACGGCCACGCTGGTGGGGTACAGGGGAGGAGGCGAGGCTTCAAAGCTGTTGCTGGGGGACAGCGCGGCGCCGTCCAGCCCGGAGGTCTGCGTGGTGGCCGAGGCGAGGGAGAGAGATGAGGTGGACGACGAAGAGGACGGCGCCGGGGCGGCAGGCGTCGGGGCGGACGTGGTGGCGTGTGTGCTGTTGCGGCTGTTGTTACTGGAAGGGGTCGGGTGGGAGTCACAGTGAGGCGGACGGCGATCCGGGTCGAGCCTCTCCAGAGACTCTAAAGCGTGGACGATCTGAGGTTTGGTCATGCCAGAGAGGCGCAGACGCTGAAGGAGGTCGATTTGCTCGATGGTGTAGCGTGGCTCCACCCCGCAGCACTCCATTGTGACATCTGTTCAATAGATACACATACACCACAACAtcaggtacacctgcacaattaaGCCTAAGAACGATAACAACGTACAATTTTGATTGTGGCTagattaacatccatccattttctatagcgatTGTCCTCATTTAGAATGAGCTGGACGCCAGTCAATtccagggcacaaatagacaaacaaaacCTATGGTCAATTTCGTGTCTCCAATGAACCAAACAAGTTATGTTTTAGGAAAGTGGGAGGAGCTGGAgtgcccagaaaaaaaaaaactgtgtaagcacactgaaaacatgcaaactccatacaggaaggtTGGAGTagacatttgagcacaaaacctcagaactgtaggGGAGACGTTTTATCCACTCGTTCGTGTGTATTTTTCACCTCTCATTAATTCAATGCGGTGACTAAAATAGTTGAAGCATCTCTTGGTATGATGCATTGCACTGTGTTAAAAAGACTACTTATAGTatcagatatttaaaaaaataataaataaataaagaaatcgtAAAAGTCTGCATTGACACGttcaaggtttaaaaaaaaaaagaaacaaatacacaAACTTGTTGTATAACCATAAGACATCCAGGAATGTCAATCTGTTTATTCAATTAAGTGTAAAGTTGAAACTTCCTTTAAAAGTTGCAGTAAATACAACTCAATGCATTCactgtttgcaaatcattacaGATAGACAATAAATTGCATTTTACTGCTGCGACCCAAGAGCCCCCAGCCCCGCCGCTAGCCTACCTGATGGA
This window of the Phyllopteryx taeniolatus isolate TA_2022b chromosome 21, UOR_Ptae_1.2, whole genome shotgun sequence genome carries:
- the zgc:91944 gene encoding homeobox-containing protein 1 isoform X4; the encoded protein is MRQWCVPAATRSTERLSVSPPPSDVTMECCGVEPRYTIEQIDLLQRLRLSGMTKPQIVHALESLERLDPDRRPPHCDSHPTPSSNNSRNSTHATTSAPTPAAPAPSSSSSTSSLSLASATTQTSGLDGAALSPSNSFEASPPPLYPTSVAVQRSFSYDIVGEEEWDLEEKVEEYMRRDSNLVKEEIKTFLNNRRISQAIVGQVTGISQSYISQWLLQQGLEMSDSKRRAFYRWYLLERNNPGATLSMRSMVKEEPDWRTGIMADRPAIVGAPLRLRRGSRFTWRKECQSIMESFFVENQYPDEAKREEIANACNSVIQKPGCKLSEFERVTALKVYNWFANRRKEMKRRANIAAILESHGIEVPSPSCHSNGEEGEMQEFADQVNQRFSEQEDASTQRMVEQQDPCVRATPEALPSPAIQVVEQKEKDPKRETVDEE
- the zgc:91944 gene encoding homeobox-containing protein 1 isoform X2 — translated: MRQWCVPAATRSTERLSVSPPPSDVTMECCGVEPRYTIEQIDLLQRLRLSGMTKPQIVHALESLERLDPDRRPPHCDSHPTPSSNNSRNSTHATTSAPTPAAPAPSSSSSTSSLSLASATTQTSGLDGAALSPSNSFEASPPPLYPTSVAVQRSFSYDIVGEEEWDLEEKVEEYMRRDSNLVKEEIKTFLNNRRISQAIVGQVTGISQSYISQWLLQQGLEMSDSKRRAFYRWYLLERNNPGLRWSESQYSASPRARGGDRDGLAAGASGCLPNPNTNLNPNSNPTWSRQRELLMHLLPWYTAAATAAQPGATLSMRSMVKEEPDWRTGIMADRPAIVGAPLRLRRGSRFTWRKECQSIMESFFVENQYPDEAKREEIANACNSVIQKPGCKLSEFERVTALKVYNWFANRRKEMKRRANIAAILESHGIEVPSPSCHSNGEEGEMQEFADQVNQRFSEQEDASTQRMVEQQDPCVRATPEALPSPAIQVVEQKEKDPKRETVDEE
- the zgc:91944 gene encoding homeobox-containing protein 1 isoform X1, with the translated sequence MRQWCVPAATRSTERLSVSPPPSDVTMECCGVEPRYTIEQIDLLQRLRLSGMTKPQIVHALESLERLDPDRRPPHCDSHPTPSSNNSRNSTHATTSAPTPAAPAPSSSSSTSSLSLASATTQTSGLDGAALSPSNSFEASPPPLYPTSVAVQRSFSYDIVGEEEWDLEEKVEEYMRRDSNLVKEEIKTFLNNRRISQAIVGQVTGISQSYISQWLLQQGLEMSDSKRRAFYRWYLLERNNPGLRWSESQYSASPRARGGDRDGLAAGASGCLPNPNTNLNPNSNPTWSRQRELLMHLLPWYTAAATAAQPGATLSMRSMVKEEPDWRTGIMADRPAIVGAPLRLRRGSRFTWRKECQSIMESFFVENQYPDEAKREEIANACNSVIQKPGCKLSEFERVTALKVYNWFANRRKEMKRRANIEAAILESHGIEVPSPSCHSNGEEGEMQEFADQVNQRFSEQEDASTQRMVEQQDPCVRATPEALPSPAIQVVEQKEKDPKRETVDEE
- the zgc:91944 gene encoding homeobox-containing protein 1 isoform X3, whose translation is MRQWCVPAATRSTERLSVSPPPSDVTMECCGVEPRYTIEQIDLLQRLRLSGMTKPQIVHALESLERLDPDRRPPHCDSHPTPSSNNSRNSTHATTSAPTPAAPAPSSSSSTSSLSLASATTQTSGLDGAALSPSNSFEASPPPLYPTSVAVQRSFSYDIVGEEEWDLEEKVEEYMRRDSNLVKEEIKTFLNNRRISQAIVGQVTGISQSYISQWLLQQGLEMSDSKRRAFYRWYLLERNNPGATLSMRSMVKEEPDWRTGIMADRPAIVGAPLRLRRGSRFTWRKECQSIMESFFVENQYPDEAKREEIANACNSVIQKPGCKLSEFERVTALKVYNWFANRRKEMKRRANIEAAILESHGIEVPSPSCHSNGEEGEMQEFADQVNQRFSEQEDASTQRMVEQQDPCVRATPEALPSPAIQVVEQKEKDPKRETVDEE